The segment TTCGCCGCGGCATATACCGGCCGGCCCAAGCCGCCCGTCCGCAAGTCGATTCCGGCATGGAAACGGCCCGGCCGGTACTCCGCGAAACTGCTGGTCAGTTCCGGGGGCAGGTCCAAGGGCCAGCGATACGGCGTTTCATCGGCGCACAAGACAAGACACACGCTGCAACATAGGACGGAAAAGGCCATGATCGCCCCTATTTTTTGTCTTCTTCGCTTTCGGGCAGGGTTGCGAGAGTCTGTTCCAGGTGGAGGAACACCTTGACTTGCGCGGGGTCGCTCATGATGGGCTGACACCAAGAGGCTACGGCCAACTCCGCCTTGGTTTGCCCAAGCGCTGTTTCGATGCGCGGCCGCGCCTCTTCCAGCGACACCTGTGTGCCGCCCTTGCTTTCGATAAACTGGACGACGTGCAGCCCGTACTCGCTCTGAATTACGCCGCTGATGCCGCCCGGTTTCATGCCCTTGACTGCCTCGGCGTAGAAAGACGGGAGCTTCTCCGCGGGCACATCGCCCATGTCGCCGCCCCGTTGCGCATCCGGCGCTTGCGACACGGCGCGCGCGACGGCCTCAAAGTTTTCGCCCGCGCGCACGCGGGCCAGCGCCTTCTCGATTTCCGCCCGCGCGGCGGCCCACTGTTCCGGCGTGGCGTTCTGCGGGTTCGGTTTCGGGCGGATGAAGATCTGTCGCAGGTGAACGGAGTCGGGCCGCTGGAACAATTCCGGGTGCTCGGAACGAAACTCCTCTATTTCCTTGTCCGTTACCGTGATATTCTGTTCCTTGGCAATTTGGTCGAACGCTGCGTCTATCAGCAGGGAGCGGCGCACGGCGTCGCGAATCTGGTCCAGCGGCTGGCCCGTTATTTTGACGATGTCGTCATCCGTGATGGGCTGGCCATCCTTGCGCTCGAAACGCTGGCGCAACACGGAGAGGTCATGCTCGTACGCTTCCTGGACTTTCTGGTCGGGAACCGTGAGCTTGCGCTTGACCGCTTCCTGGTAGAGGATTTCGCGCTGCACCATCTTGGCCAGGCAGGCGAGCGCGATCTTCACGCGGTCGCTGTCCGCGAATTCCGTGCGTTCAGTCATCTGGGCCAGCGTGATCAACTCGTTCTCATAGTAGGCGAGATACGCGTCGCGTTCGATGGGTGTGCCGCGCACGATCGCGACCGGGCCGTCCGGCACGGACCGCTGGACGATGTCCATGCTGGCGAGGTCAGGCGCCTGGCCGAACGCCGCGGCTGATGCCCACACCGCAAGACAGGCCGCCCAAGCGCGCCGCAACAACAAATTCTTGAACATGAACGACCTCCCTCGGCTTATTCCTGCGCCGCTTTGCGCTCCGCGGCGTCATTCTTTTGCGCAGCCTCGGCCTTGAGACGCGCCAGGTTTCGCGCCCGTTGCTCCTTGCGCACCAGCGCCGCGAGCAGATAGGCGCAGACGCCCGCAACGCCATAACCGGCGACAAACGCGATGAGCACGCCCAGAATGACAGCGGGTTGCACCAGGACGGGATCCGGCCACTGTCGATACGCGGCATAGGCGAGAACGGCAGTTGCCGTCGCGGCCCCGCACAAGAGGCCCCACACGTGGGGGTCCTTCCTGAACCGCTTATGTTTCCGCCTGCGCCCGGTTCCCGGACCATCGGCTGGGTTTCGCATCGTCTCTGCCACCTGGAAATGCTATCACAGCCGGACCCGCTGGCCAAAATCCTGAGACAACACGTGGCACGGACATCTTCCTCGTGCGGGGGGCATGGTGCCGCAAGAGCATGAGCAGGATGCTCTTGCCACGGCACGGGCATCTTGCCCGTGGTTTTCAAGCGCCCAAAACCTGCTCGCGTGACCAGTTGTCGCGAAAGGCATGCCGAAACACGGCAAAGCCTTCTGCGCCGGCGTGCACTTCCGTAAACGCCCCGCGCGTCCCGTCATGGCGGCAGTCCAGGAAGAAAGCGGGCGTAGTCACGTGACATAGCGTGGCGTGCAACGTGTCACTGGCGCAGCTGAAGCGGTGCACGTGCCCCGCCAGATAGAGGATGGGCCGCCCCGCGCGGCCCAGGACGTTCCGCAACGTATCGGCGTTGCGCAGGCGCCGGCCCCAGGTGCTGGCGTAGCCGTCCGTCTGATGCAGGCATGGATAATGGCCCGCCACAATCACCGGCCCTTCGGGCGCGGCCTCGATTAAGGCCGCCGTGCGGGCGACTTCGTCTTCGGTTATGCGGCCCCGGGCGCTCAGGAAGTTCGGGCACACGGTTGGAACCAGCACCAGCGGCGTGCCGCCCGGCAGCGGCACGGACGCAGGCAGTCCCTCCTTCGGCAGGAAATCGCCAAGATACCGCTCGAAACGCCGTTTGCGGGCGGCTTCATACGTGTATACGTCGTGATTTCCGGGAATGGCCCAGACGCGCAGGCCGCGGCGGGCGAGTCCCTCGACGAAACGCTTTGCCAGCTCGAATTCGCGGTCGGTTGCGGTCGAGGTGAAGTCGCCCGTGAGCACCGCCGTTGCGGCGCCCGTGGCCGCTACGGTGTCCGCGAAGGATTCGGCCCGGTCCATGGGGAATTCGCGGGCGCGACGCAGGACCACGTTCGCGTTCCCGAGGAACCGCTTGTTCAGCAGCCGGAGCGGGTTGCACACGATCTCCCAGAAATGGAGGTCGGCGATATGGGCCAGCTTATCGACACGTGGCGCGGTCACGGGAGCCAATCCGCCAGCGTTTCCGGGCCGGGCAGCGCGTCGGCCACTTTCGCGCCGGCAAGTTCCGGCGCGCCTTGGGGGCGAACCACGTACAAGTGGCGATTCCCGGCGAGCACGGCGGCGGTGCGGACATCGCCCACGGCGCGAATGCACGGGATGTAGAACCGGTCCACCCAGGCTTGGTCGTCTTCGGCGTCGAAACCGCTCAAGTCGGCGACCGTCGCACCCACGGAGAGGTCACTGGCGCTGGCGAACAGGCACCAGACGCCGCCGTCGCCGAGCCCAATGAGGTGCACAGTACCTGAAAGGTCTCTGCGTGCTTGCAGAAAAGCGGTTGCCGTCAGCACGTCCTGGACACGGCAGCCCGTGTCCGTCGGCTGAAACGTATCCATGAACCGGCCTATTTGCACCCGTTCCGTGCGCGCCACGGGCGCATGATGCTCGCCGATGAGGAACGTGTCGATACAGAGCACCGCATAGCCGCGGGCGATCAAGGCGCGCACGAGCGGACCCGGCCCGCCGCGGGCAAGGTCCGCGAGCGCGGCTTTGCCTTCCCCGTGCACCAGCAGCACAGCGTCCTGCGGCTCCGTGTCGTAGCCGCGGTACAGGATGGCCGGGATGGCGTCGTCCACGCATCGCCGCCGGATGACCCACCGTTCGACGGCGTAGCCTTCTCGCTCAACAAGGCCCGTGCGCTCCGAGTCGAGTGCGTTCGGTTCCGGCTTGTGCGCAGCCAGCATGTCGGAGAATAGCCTGCCGTATTTCGACCTGAAGTAGGCGAATGCCTGCTCATCGGCGGATTCGGGCAGTTCGGCATCCCATTTCGCGCGCGTTGCCGCAATGATCTGCTCGCGAAGTTCGTCGTCCGCGGGCAACCCGTCCGGGAGCGTGCCGTCGGGGAAGACGCGCAGCGTGTCATCCGGCTCGACCGTAAACTCCGGCTCGGTATAGGTCTCCCATTGGTCGCCGCCAAGCAACCATTTGCCGAAGAACCGGTACATTGCCTCGCGGCTCGCCTTGTTGTAGTTGTGGCCCGCGTCGATATGGACATTCTGGACGCGGTCTTCGGCGCCGTAGAGACTATAGATGCCGCGGATGGCCGGATACTCGACGCGCGGCGTCTCGCGGGTCCAATCGCCGGTTGCGGAAACCATTAGCAGCGGCCGCGGCGCCATCATCGCGCCGATTTCCATATTTGAATGCTCCATGCGGATTATAGGCGCGTTCTCGCAGAGGCAGCCGCCTTGCATGGTCGAAGAAATCATGTTCACGGGCGCGGCGACCTTGATGCGCGGTTCAACCGCCATGAGAGCGAAGGTTTGCGTGCCGCCGCCGGACGCGCCCGTGCAGCCGATGCGGTCCTTATCGACTTCAGGCAATTCGCTTATGAAATCGACGGCGCGGATGCTGGACCACAACTGCATCGCGAACGGGTGCAGCCCCCAGAGTTTCTCGCGTGGCCCGCCCCAGTTGTGTTTGAACTGGAGACTGTCGTTGTAACCTATCATGTCGTAGCTGAACACGACGAAGCCCATGCGCGCGAGCGTGATGCACCGGCCCGGCACCGAACCGCGCTCGCCGTCTTCGAGCCGGCCCTTCTCCCAGTGGCCGTGCGGGCATACCACCGCCGGGAAGGGGCCATTGCCAACCGGGCGATAGAGGTTCCCCGTCACGAGGAAGCCGGGCCGGGCCTCGAAGCATGCCTTCTCGACTGAGTAATCGTCGTGCTGCGTGCGCTCGAACAGGCGTGCGTTCAGCGGTGTCCGTTCCGGCATG is part of the Candidatus Hydrogenedentota bacterium genome and harbors:
- a CDS encoding peptidylprolyl isomerase gives rise to the protein MFKNLLLRRAWAACLAVWASAAAFGQAPDLASMDIVQRSVPDGPVAIVRGTPIERDAYLAYYENELITLAQMTERTEFADSDRVKIALACLAKMVQREILYQEAVKRKLTVPDQKVQEAYEHDLSVLRQRFERKDGQPITDDDIVKITGQPLDQIRDAVRRSLLIDAAFDQIAKEQNITVTDKEIEEFRSEHPELFQRPDSVHLRQIFIRPKPNPQNATPEQWAAARAEIEKALARVRAGENFEAVARAVSQAPDAQRGGDMGDVPAEKLPSFYAEAVKGMKPGGISGVIQSEYGLHVVQFIESKGGTQVSLEEARPRIETALGQTKAELAVASWCQPIMSDPAQVKVFLHLEQTLATLPESEEDKK
- a CDS encoding metallophosphoesterase: MTAPRVDKLAHIADLHFWEIVCNPLRLLNKRFLGNANVVLRRAREFPMDRAESFADTVAATGAATAVLTGDFTSTATDREFELAKRFVEGLARRGLRVWAIPGNHDVYTYEAARKRRFERYLGDFLPKEGLPASVPLPGGTPLVLVPTVCPNFLSARGRITEDEVARTAALIEAAPEGPVIVAGHYPCLHQTDGYASTWGRRLRNADTLRNVLGRAGRPILYLAGHVHRFSCASDTLHATLCHVTTPAFFLDCRHDGTRGAFTEVHAGAEGFAVFRHAFRDNWSREQVLGA
- a CDS encoding acetylxylan esterase, with the protein product MWMMAIASVVLTAGDPVVLWINARDIADGAPVNTPRADTYVVHAWARAERAASVEINGQRLEAPPQGEAKDEWVWVQAGSIPLEAGPLAVQFGEGVVAAILTTNADLRPKDAIADIRVYDQPKAVRDRRALAARHTDTVFTMPFYGSTSDWEDSADVLRSRILLACGLVPMPERTPLNARLFERTQHDDYSVEKACFEARPGFLVTGNLYRPVGNGPFPAVVCPHGHWEKGRLEDGERGSVPGRCITLARMGFVVFSYDMIGYNDSLQFKHNWGGPREKLWGLHPFAMQLWSSIRAVDFISELPEVDKDRIGCTGASGGGTQTFALMAVEPRIKVAAPVNMISSTMQGGCLCENAPIIRMEHSNMEIGAMMAPRPLLMVSATGDWTRETPRVEYPAIRGIYSLYGAEDRVQNVHIDAGHNYNKASREAMYRFFGKWLLGGDQWETYTEPEFTVEPDDTLRVFPDGTLPDGLPADDELREQIIAATRAKWDAELPESADEQAFAYFRSKYGRLFSDMLAAHKPEPNALDSERTGLVEREGYAVERWVIRRRCVDDAIPAILYRGYDTEPQDAVLLVHGEGKAALADLARGGPGPLVRALIARGYAVLCIDTFLIGEHHAPVARTERVQIGRFMDTFQPTDTGCRVQDVLTATAFLQARRDLSGTVHLIGLGDGGVWCLFASASDLSVGATVADLSGFDAEDDQAWVDRFYIPCIRAVGDVRTAAVLAGNRHLYVVRPQGAPELAGAKVADALPGPETLADWLP